A region from the Sphingomonas flavescens genome encodes:
- the sdhD gene encoding succinate dehydrogenase, hydrophobic membrane anchor protein, which yields MSLGKSATPLGRVRGLGSAHHGGEHWLTERVTSIALLLLGVWLIASLLFLPQLDQRTVLEWLRAPSAAVPMALLIIIGFKHALDGVKVVIDDYVHEPGNNFALNTFMLFLAVGGGALALFALARIAFGTVA from the coding sequence ATGAGCTTGGGCAAAAGCGCAACGCCGCTCGGCCGCGTCCGCGGGCTGGGCTCCGCTCATCACGGCGGCGAGCATTGGCTGACCGAGCGCGTCACCAGCATTGCCTTGCTGCTGCTTGGCGTGTGGCTGATTGCTTCGCTGCTGTTCCTGCCCCAGCTTGACCAGCGCACCGTCCTTGAATGGCTGCGCGCACCGAGCGCGGCAGTGCCCATGGCCCTGCTGATCATCATCGGTTTCAAGCACGCGCTCGATGGCGTGAAGGTGGTCATCGACGATTACGTGCATGAGCCGGGAAATAACTTCGCGCTCAACACATTCATGCTTTTCCTCGCGGTCGGCGGCGGCGCACTGGCGCTGTTCGCGCTCGCCCGCATTGCTTTCGGGACTGTCGCGTGA